GACAAGCAGCCCTGACCGGCTGCTATCGTATTGCCTTGCAGTGCAAACTCTACTATGATGCCCCCTCCGCGGCAGCCGTCTGCCGTCGGCAAGGATTGCATGGCGAGGAGTGCCGATGACCAACATGATCAGCGCCGAAGGGCGCAAACGATTGCAGGAACGCTACGATTTTCTCTGGGAGACCGAGAGGCCGCGCATGGTGAAGAACATGGCCGATGCCGCCGCCGAAGGGGACCGCTCCGAGAATGCGGAATACATCTATTCGAAGAAGAGGCTGCGCGAGATCGACCGGGAACTGAAGCACCTGGGGGACCGGCTCAAGGTGCTCAAGGTGATCTACCCGCCGCTGAACCCCACCTCGGTCAGCTTCGGCTGCTGGGTCACCTACGAGGACGAGGAGGGGGATGAGCGTTGCTACCAGTTGGTCGGGCCCGACGAGTTCGACGTGAGCCTGGGCAAGATCAGTGTCGACTCACCGGTGGGCAAGGCGCTGCTCGGCAAGAAGGTCGACGACGAGGTCACGATAAAGAGGCCGGCCGGCGACCTTACCGTCACCGTGCTCTCCATTACCTCCAAGAAGCCGGAGTAGCCCCAGTCAGAGTCGGGCTCGAAAACCGTTTGACCTTCTTTGGGGAGCGGTTATAGTGTAGCAGGCCTGTCCCAGAAGCGACCTCCATTGAATGAAGGACCATCCCAAGCATACATGTCAGACATCAAGATCCTGATAGTAGTAAAAGATAGTGAAGCAGGTGACGCCTATGCCCACGCCGTAACCGAAATCGGTGTGGCCTGTGACGTCGCGCGGTCGTTTGCGGAAATGTCGCAGATGGCGACGGAGAACCGCTACAACGGCTTCCTCGTGGACATCCTGACACTGGTGCGCTGCAGCAAGGAAGAAAAGGTGATCGCCTATGAGTGCATCAACCTTTTCCCGGTGCTGCGGGTGAAGTGGGAGGCGAGGCAGA
This window of the Geomonas agri genome carries:
- a CDS encoding GreA/GreB family elongation factor: MTNMISAEGRKRLQERYDFLWETERPRMVKNMADAAAEGDRSENAEYIYSKKRLREIDRELKHLGDRLKVLKVIYPPLNPTSVSFGCWVTYEDEEGDERCYQLVGPDEFDVSLGKISVDSPVGKALLGKKVDDEVTIKRPAGDLTVTVLSITSKKPE